Proteins encoded by one window of Microcebus murinus isolate Inina chromosome 2, M.murinus_Inina_mat1.0, whole genome shotgun sequence:
- the CFAP144 gene encoding cilia- and flagella-associated protein 144, whose amino-acid sequence MAGRQREKTVTDEVHQNQILRELYLKELRTQKLYTEYHVNPLRKVHPITRKPMSWHDNLEEPADAKFLNVIHHAAQGPRMKYPETETESQEIGWDPEPLVNPERQDNRLNHFKVYKDITLYKAKMWSLGEDDRHK is encoded by the exons ATGGCGGGACGCCAGAGGGAGAAGACGGTCACGGATGAGGTCCATCAGAACCAGATTTTGCGGGAACTGTACCTCAAAGAGCTGCGCACCCAGAAACTCTACACGGAGTATCACGTGAATCCCCTGCGCAAGG TTCACCCAATAACCAGAAAGCCCATGTCTTGGCATGATAACCTGGAGGAACCTGCAGATG CCAAGTTTCTGAATGTCATTCACCATGCTGCCCAAGGACCAAGGATGAAGTACCCAGAGACAGAGACTGAAAGCCAGGAGATTGGATGGGACCCTGAGCCCTTG GTCAACCCAGAACGCCAGGACAACAGGCTGAACCACTTCAAGGTCTACAAGGACATCACTCTGTATAAGGCTAAAATGTGGAGCCTGGGAGAAGATGATCGCCACAAGTAG